DNA sequence from the Streptomyces tsukubensis genome:
TGGAGGGCGAGGGCTACCCGATGATCGGGTCGCACGACCCGCGCATCATCTCCATCACCCAGGAGCTGGCCCGCCGGGCCGGCCGCAAGCTCGACGACTACGAGTTCCAGATGCTCTACGGCATCCGCGAGGCCGAGCAGGCGCGGCTGGCGGCCGAGGGCCACCGGATGCGCTTGTACATCGCGTACGGCACCGACTGGTACGGCTACTTCATGCGCCGTCTCGCCGAGCGCCCCGCCAACCTGGCGTTCTTCCTGCGCTCCCTCGCCACCCGCGGCTGACCCGGCCCCCGAACACGCACGTCACGAACGAAGGAGAGTCGGCACTCATGGACGCTGTCACCCAGGTCCCCGCACCGGTCAACGAGCCGGTCCACTCCTACGCGCCCGGCAGCCCGGAGCGCGCCCGCCTGGAGGCGAAGCTCAAGGAGCTGGCCGAGAACCCCGTCGAGCTGCCGATGACCATCGGCGGTGAGCGCCGGATGGGCGGCGGCGAGCGGGTCGACGTCGTGCAGCCGCACAACCACCGGGCCGTCATCGGCACCTTCGCCGGGGCCACCGAGCAGGACGCCCGGGACGCGGTCGACGCGGCCCTGGCCGCCGCTCCGGCCTGGCGCGCGATGTCCTTCGACGACCGCGCCGCGATCATCCTGCGCGCGGCCGAGCTGCTGGCCGGCCCCTGGCGCGAGACGCTGGCCGCCTCCACCATGCTGGGCCAGTCCAAGACCGCCCAGCAGGCGGAGATCGACACGCCGTGCGAGCTGGTCGACTTCTGGCGGTTCAATGTCGCCTACGCCCGTGACCTGCTCGCCGAGCAGCCCCCGGCGAACTCCCCGGGCGTCTGGAACCGGCTGGACCACCGTCCGCTGGAGGGCTTTGTCTACGCGATCACGCCCTTCAACTTCACCGCCATCGCGGGCAACCTGCCCACCGCCCCCGCCCTGATGGGCAATGTGGTGGTCTGGAAGCCGTCCCCGACCCAGACCCACTCCGCCGTGCTGCTGATGCAGCTGCTGGAGGAGGCCGGGCTGCCGAAGGGCGTCATCAACCTGGTCACCGGTGACGGCATCGCCGTCTCCGAGGTGGCGCTCAACCACCCCGCGCTGGCCGGTATCCACTTCACCGGCTCGACCCGCACCTTCCAGCACCTGTGGAAGACGGTCGGCGGCAACATCGAGAAGTACCGCTCCTACCCGCGGATCGTCGGTGAGACGGGCGGCAAGGACTTCGTCGTCGCCCACCCGAGCGCCGACCGCGCGGTGCTGAAGACCGCGCTGACCCGTGGGGCCTTCGAGTTCCAGGGCCAGAAGTGCTCCGCCACCTCCCGCGCCTACCTCCCGGCGTCGATCTGGAACTCCGGCTTCAAGGAGGAGTTCGCGGCCGAGGTCGACGGGATCGCCATGGGCGACGTCACCGACCTGTCGCACTTCGTCGGCGCCGTGATCGACGACCGTGCCTTCGCGAAGAACAAGGCCGCGATCGACCGGGCCAAGGCCGACCCGACCTGCGAGATCGTCGCGGGTGGCACGTACGACGACTCCGTCGGCTACTTCGTCCGCCCGACCGTGATCCTCTGCACCGACCCGGGCAACGAGGTCTTCACGGACGAGTACTTCGGCCCGATCCTCGCGGTGTACGTCTACGAGGACGAGTCGCCCGAGGGCTACGACGCGATGCTGGACCAGATGGAGTCGGTGTCCGCGTACGCCCTGACCGGCTCGGTCATCGCGAACGACCGCGCCGCCGCCGCGCACACGATGGAGAAGCTGCGGTACGCCGCGGGCAACTTCTACATCAACGACAAGTCGACCGGTGCCGTCGTCGGCCAGCAGCCCTTCGGCGGCGGCCGTGCCTCGGGCACCAACGACAAGGCGGGCGCGCCGCAGAACCTGATGCGCTGGACGCTGACCCGCGCCATCAAGGAGACGCTGGTGGCGCCGACCGAGTACGGCTACCCGCACATGGGCTGACCCCGCCCGGGCTCAGGCCCGGAGGGTCACCCCCCTCAGACACCGCCCCCGAACCGGCCCCCACGCCGGTCCGGGGGCGGTTTCCATTCCCCTTCGCGACGATGGGCGGCAGCGTACGGTGCTGTACATGAGGGACACTCTGCCGATCACCGAAGCGCGTGCCGTATTGGGGTCGCTGGTCCGCCGTGCGTCCCGGGCCCGCGAGCGCGTCACGATCACGGGCAGCCCGCAGCCGTGCTGATCAACCCACAGGAGTTGGCGGATCTGGAGGATGCTCTGGCCCTGGCCCTCTATCGGGAGCGCCTGAGGTCCGGCGGCACGGCGCCGGTGCCGCATGACCGGGTGCGTGCCCGCCTCGGGCTCGACCCCGGGTGATGTATTCGATCGTCCGGGACGAAGCCGCGATCGACTCGGCGGCTCGGTTGCGCATGGGCTACTTGAAGGGCTGCGGCAGTTGACGGACTCCGTCGGCCTTCTCGCCGTGCAGCCCCGGCCGGAAGGCACCCAGGAATACGGATCGCCTACGACGGCCCGCCGGTCCCGGCCTGGACGAAGCGGCTGGCGGTGCCGGACTCCGAGCGCCCGGCTCCTGCCCCGCCTGCTGCGCGGCCGTACCCGCGGACCGGCGTTCGTCACCCACCGCCGCCCCGGCCCGGGGAAGGTCGTCAGCCCGCGGGACGTGTGCCCGGACACCGGCCAGGCCCGCGCTCTGCTGGACGAGCACACTGCCGTGCGCGGGCCGGGAACCGGCTGGGACCTGCACGAGTACCGCCATTCCGCCCTCACCCACCTCGGTGAGCAAGGCGCCTCCCTGCTGATGCTGATGGCGAAGTCGCGGCATAAGAAGCCGGAGAACGTCCGTCGCTACTTCAAGCCCTCCCCCGAGGCGATCTCGGAGCTGACCAGCCTTCTCGCCCCCGGCGACAGCAGACGATGAAGCACACGTGGTTCGTCGCAAGGGGGATACCTGCCGTCAGTTCGCCTCCGGCCCGAACCGGCGCTTGTATGCCGACGGTGTGATGCCGGTCGCGCGGCGCATCAGCGTGCGCAGATTGGCAGCGGTGCCAAGCCCGCTGCGTCGCGCGACCACCTCGAACCGGGACTCACCTCGCTCGATCAACCGGCACGCCAGAGCAAGCCGTTCCCCCGTCAGCCACGCCAGCGGCGTCGTGCCCAGTTGCGCCTGGAAGCGGCGATGGAGAGTCGCCGGACTGACCGCCGCACGCGCCGCAAGGCCAGACACAGTGAGCGGTGAGTCCAACCGTTCCTGAGCCCAGGCCAGGACAGGCGCCAAGGACTCGTCCGGCAGGTCGGGCATGGGACGCTCCACGAACTGCCGCTGCCCACCGTCCCGGTGTGCCGCGAAGACCAGCCGCCGGCTCACAGAGTTGGCGACCTCCGCACCGTAGTCGCGGCGGACCACATGCAACCCAAGATCGAGCGCAGCTGCGCTGCCTGCCGCGGTGAGGATGTCACCGTCATCCACGAACAGCACGTCTGCTTCGAGCTGGACAGACGGGAAGCGGGCCCGGAAGGAATCCGCCCACTGCCAGTGCGCGGTGGCCCGGCGCCCATCGAGGACTCCGGCCTCGGCCAGTGTGAAGGCGCCGCTGCAGAAGCCGACCAGGCGCGCACCTCGGGCGTGTGCTCGGCGGACGGCATCGAGCACGGCGGGACGGCGGGGCACTTCGATGTCCGGGCGGTTGGGGACGATCAAAGTGTCCGCCGCGTCGGCCGCTTCCAGGTCGGCGACTCCCGTGAGCGTGAAGAATCCGTCTCGCATCAGAGTGCGGGGCTCGGGGGAGCAGAGCCTGAAGTCGTAGAGATCACGGCCGATCTCCGGTCTGCGCAGACCGAAGACCTCGGTCGCGCAGCCGAGCTCGAAGGGGTTCGAGTTCTCGTCCACGATCACGACGACCCGGTGTACGCCCGTCGCGTGAGCTGCGTGCGAGGATTCTTTCGCCATGTGCAATTCCTAGCACTCACAGCGGTCAAGCGAAACGGCTCAGGATGAGCCCATGAGCAGCGAACCCATCCCCCTCAGCAAGGCTCTGGCCTCCTTCGATGCCCTGTGGAGCCCCCGCATCGTCACGCGCGTCAACGACTACGACGTCCGCATCGCCAAGGTCGAGGGCGAACACATCTGGCACGTCCACGACGACACCGACGAGTTCTTCCTGGTACTCGACGGCGAGCTGCACATCTCCCTGCGCGAGCCCGACGGGGAGCGCACGGTCCTGCTCCCGGAGGGGGCGGTCTTCACCGTCCCCCGAGGCACAGAGCACAAGCCGTACGCTCCGTCCGGCGCCGCAATCCTCATGTTCGAGCCCACCGGGACACCGACCGTGGGCGATCGCCACGACGAGATCCCGGAGCACGTCGACTCAACAACCGGACACGAACTCAGCACCTGACCCGACAGGCTTCGGACACGCCACTGCCCATGGCGTCAGCCTGCCGCCGGGTCGGCTACGTTCGCCGACTGCCCGGCAAGAGCGGCGCGGGACTCAATCCTCGGCGGTGTCCGGATCGCGCAGGGGGCGTATTCCGCCAGGCAGGTCGGGAAGCCGGGCGGCGATCGTGACGTTCAGGTCCTTCAGGCGGGCCTCGCCGCCGGTGACCGAGGTGAACGCCTGGTCGGCGCCTGTTCAGGAGAACACCTCCAGCAGCACCTCGGGCAGGTCCACCCTCGGCAGCATCGCATGCACCGCGGCCCGCAGCTCCAGCAGGGGAGGCCGGTTCGGGCTCCGGCTCCAGGGCCGCGAAGTGCAGACGGCCGTCGTCGTCGAAGACGATCTGCGCATTGTCCGGGACTCGGGCGGCGACCTCCCGGTAGGTGCCGTCCAGCAGCGCGGCCCGCGCCGCCAGGTGCCTGCCCGCCTCCCCGGGTAGGTTCAGCGAGGCCGGCACGGTCGGTCGGGCCTGCTGCCACGCCTGCCCGGCCAGCAGCTTCGCCCGCGGGTCACCCCACTTCGAGGAGTTCTTCGCGAAGAAACGCCTTCGGCCCCTCGCCTGTCGTCCAGGCCCGTGCGTCCACCCACTCCCGCAGCTCGCCCTCCGCCTCGGCGAACTCCCGGTACTCCAGGACTCTCCGCAGCTCGCGCACGTGCTCCAGCCGGGTGTTCTCCCGCTCGCCGTACTCCTTCAGCACCGACGGATCGCCGATGTCGAGGTGCTCGGCGAGATACTCCACGACCTCCGGCGGCACGTCCGCCGGATCGTCCAGGAACACCCCGAGATACCGCGCGGTCGTGAGCTGGGCCGCGAACCCCAGGCGGTTGTGGGCCCGCCTCTTGGGC
Encoded proteins:
- the pruA gene encoding L-glutamate gamma-semialdehyde dehydrogenase, with the protein product MDAVTQVPAPVNEPVHSYAPGSPERARLEAKLKELAENPVELPMTIGGERRMGGGERVDVVQPHNHRAVIGTFAGATEQDARDAVDAALAAAPAWRAMSFDDRAAIILRAAELLAGPWRETLAASTMLGQSKTAQQAEIDTPCELVDFWRFNVAYARDLLAEQPPANSPGVWNRLDHRPLEGFVYAITPFNFTAIAGNLPTAPALMGNVVVWKPSPTQTHSAVLLMQLLEEAGLPKGVINLVTGDGIAVSEVALNHPALAGIHFTGSTRTFQHLWKTVGGNIEKYRSYPRIVGETGGKDFVVAHPSADRAVLKTALTRGAFEFQGQKCSATSRAYLPASIWNSGFKEEFAAEVDGIAMGDVTDLSHFVGAVIDDRAFAKNKAAIDRAKADPTCEIVAGGTYDDSVGYFVRPTVILCTDPGNEVFTDEYFGPILAVYVYEDESPEGYDAMLDQMESVSAYALTGSVIANDRAAAAHTMEKLRYAAGNFYINDKSTGAVVGQQPFGGGRASGTNDKAGAPQNLMRWTLTRAIKETLVAPTEYGYPHMG
- a CDS encoding GlxA family transcriptional regulator, which translates into the protein MAKESSHAAHATGVHRVVVIVDENSNPFELGCATEVFGLRRPEIGRDLYDFRLCSPEPRTLMRDGFFTLTGVADLEAADAADTLIVPNRPDIEVPRRPAVLDAVRRAHARGARLVGFCSGAFTLAEAGVLDGRRATAHWQWADSFRARFPSVQLEADVLFVDDGDILTAAGSAAALDLGLHVVRRDYGAEVANSVSRRLVFAAHRDGGQRQFVERPMPDLPDESLAPVLAWAQERLDSPLTVSGLAARAAVSPATLHRRFQAQLGTTPLAWLTGERLALACRLIERGESRFEVVARRSGLGTAANLRTLMRRATGITPSAYKRRFGPEAN
- a CDS encoding cupin domain-containing protein: MSSEPIPLSKALASFDALWSPRIVTRVNDYDVRIAKVEGEHIWHVHDDTDEFFLVLDGELHISLREPDGERTVLLPEGAVFTVPRGTEHKPYAPSGAAILMFEPTGTPTVGDRHDEIPEHVDSTTGHELST
- a CDS encoding DUF4158 domain-containing protein; the encoded protein is MPVEFLTDEQAAAYAAYHGAPSRTELERFFFLDDADREPIEPKRRAHNRLGFAAQLTTARYLGVFLDDPADVPPEVVEYLAEHLDIGDPSVLKEYGERENTRLEHVRELRRVLEYREFAEAEGELREWVDARAWTTGEGPKAFLREELLEVG